The following proteins are co-located in the Gavia stellata isolate bGavSte3 chromosome 36, bGavSte3.hap2, whole genome shotgun sequence genome:
- the MFSD5 gene encoding molybdate-anion transporter, with the protein MLLASYAACALLLAACLALELAACRSRPPAAPHHANPAFRRFQRGYYCVYLPALAADWLQGPYLYKLYQHYRFLEGQIAILYVCGLASSVLFGLVSSSLVARLGRKKSCVLFSLTYSICCLAKLSRDYLVLAVGRVLGGLSTALLFSAFEAWYVHEHVERYDFPTEWIAVTFSRAAFWNNVIAVGAGGTANFFAEWLGLGPVAPFMVSIPLLVLSGVLAVKNWDENYGKKRAFSKTCGDGLKCLLSDRRVLLLGTIQALFESVIYIFIFLWTPVLDPHGAPLGIVFSGFMAASMLGSSLYRLAVSKRYHLQPVHLLSLAVLLVFFSLFMLTFSTSPGQESPAESFLAFLLIELSCGLYFPAMGFLRRKVVPEKDRLGVMNWFRLPLNLLACLGLLVLHDSDRQTGTRSMFGVCAGVALLALLAVGRLFALSRHDAELRLPAPPGQADAADAAPEL; encoded by the coding sequence ATGCTCCTCGCCTCCTACGCCGCCTGCGCCCTCCTCCTGGCCGCCTGCCTGGCGCTGGAGCTGGCCGCCTGCCGCTCCCGCCCCCCTGCCGCCCCCCACCACGCCAACCCGGCCTTCCGCCGCTTCCAGCGCGGCTACTACTGCGTCTACCTGCCGGCACTGGCCGCCGACTGGCTGCAGGGACCCTACCTCTACAAACTCTACCAGCACTACCGCTTCCTGGAGGGACAGATCGCCATCCTCTACGTCTGCGGTTTGGCCTCCAGCGTCCTTTTCGGGTTGGTTTCCTCTTCTTTAGTAGCTCGATTGGGTCGGAAAAAATCCTGCGTCCTTTTTTCCTTGACCTACTCGATTTGTTGTTTGGCCAAACTCTCCCGGGATTATCTGGTGCTGGCAGTGGGGAGAGTTTTAGGGGGGTTGTCCACGGCGTTGCTCTTCTCCGCCTTCGAGGCGTGGTACGTCCATGAGCACGTGGAGCGGTACGATTTTCCGACCGAGTGGATCGCCGTCACCTTTTCCCGAGCGGCATTTTGGAACAACGTCATCGCCGTGGGGGCCGGGGGGACGGCCAATTTCTTCGCCGAGTGGTTGGGGTTGGGCCCGGTGGCCCCGTTCATGGTCTCCATCCCCCTCCTGGTGCTGTCGGGGGTCTTGGCCGTGAAAAATTGGGATGAAAACTACGGGAAGAAACGAGCTTTCTCCAAAACCTGCGGCGACGGTTTGAAGTGCCTCCTCAGCGACCGGCGCGTCCTTCTCCTGGGCACCATCCAGGCTCTGTTTGAAAGCGTCATCTacatcttcatcttcctctggACCCCCGTCCTGGATCCCCACGGCGCTCCCTTGGGCATCGTCTTCTCCGGCTTCATGGCCGCCAGCATGCTGGGCTCCTCGCTCTACCGCCTGGCCGTCTCCAAGAGGTACCACCTCCAGCCCGTCCACCTCCTCTCCCTCGCCGTCCtcctggttttcttctccctcttcatGCTCACCTTCTCCACCAGCCCCGGCCAGGAGAGCCCCGCCGAGTCCTTCCTCGCCTTCCTCCTCATCGAACTCTCCTGCGGGCTCTACTTCCCGGCCATGGGTTTCCTCCGACGGAAAGTGGTGCCGGAGAAGGATCGCCTGGGGGTCATGAACTGGTTTCGCCTCCCCCTGAACTTACTGGCCTGTCTGGGCTTACTGGTTCTCCACGACAGCGACCGTCAGACGGGCACCCGGAGCATGTTCGGCGTCTGCGCGGGCGTCGcgctgctggcgctgctggcCGTCGGCCGCCTCTTCGCCCTCAGCCGCCACGACGCCGAGCTCCGCCTGCCCGCGCCGCCGGGACAGGCCGACGCTGCCGACGCGGCCCCTGAGCTGTGA